AGGAGATGTACGAACTGTTCCCGATATTGAAGAGCCGCTCCAATCAGACGGCGGAGACGATGAGCGGCGGCGAGCAGCAGATGTGCGCCATCGCGCGCGGCCTGATGTCCCGCCCGAAGCTGATAATGCTCGACGAACTTTCGCTGGGCCTGCAGCCCAGCCTTGTGGAGAGGGTCTTTGAGGCGGTCACGGAGATAAGGAGGCGCGGCGTTACGATCCTGCTTGTCGAACAGATGGTCCAGGAGGCTCTGGAGATCGCCGACCGCGGCTATGTCTTGCAAACCGGGCGCGTCGTACAAGAGGGTACGGCACAGGAGCTGCTTGATTCGGACGAGGTGCGCAAAGCATATATGGGCATATGATTTTGCCGCTTGGGCGCAAAGCGGCCTGACTGTCTGTTTTGAATAAAGGCGGGAGCTGCTCCGATCAGGCGGCTCCCGTCATATATTGCGGCTGCGTTTTTGTAATTTTACGGCGCTCAGCCGCGGAGGTCGGCCCCTTCGCAGCAGTCGAGGCATAAGAACTTTCCGTCTTTAACGCGGAGCCACGGCTCGGCGGTGCGCTCTCCGCAGCGCGCGCACCGGCGGGAGATATAGATGGCCGCCTCGCGCGGCGCGGCGCAGCGTACCTCTCCTATGCTGAAGATATCAGAAGATGGGGCCTCGTTCATAAATGCCAGTTTTTCTTCTTTTGAAGAGAATTCCCGCTCATTTAAAACTATCCTGAACGATTTTCCGCTCCTGCGGTCGAAAAATGTGAACGCCTGCTTGCCGCGCAGCCGCAGGATCAGGTTGCCCTTTCCGGCGGTGCAGCCCAGCAGGGCCTGTATCGCGTCGATGCCGCAGGCGTCGTTTTCTGCGATACAGACAAGCTCCTCGTCCGGTGACGGCTCTGATATCCCAAACTGTTCCATAGCGCAGAGCGCCGCGCGGAAGCCTATAAGCAGGCCGCCGCAGCTGTGGCCGTGAAAATCAACACACTTCTTGTAGAGGCTTTCTTTATCCATTTATTATCTGCTCCTCCGTAAATTGCAGCTTGTTTCATTAGAGTTATTATATCGAATAAAGATAAAAAAGATAATTTGCAATTCAACTTATATGGGGTTAAACTTTTTTCATTGGAATTATGCGGAGGTATGGAAAATGAGAAAATACAAAATTATGGTAACGCCTGACATGTTCCCTGAGTCCAGGCGCGAAAAGGGTTGCGGGCGCCTGTTGGCTCCAGCGGCAAAAATGTCTTGGACTGCGCTGAAAAGTGCCTGTGAAAGTATGTAAAGGTTACGGCGATGTTCCTGAAAAACGAAGAGGCTTTTGAAATAGTCAGGGAATTCGGTTCGCCGGTCTATGTCTACAGTGAGGATATCCTGAGGCAGAGGTGCCGCGAGCTTATCGACGCCTTTGACGGACGCCTCTCTCCAAGCTTTTCCATCAAGGCGAATTCCAATATCTCTCTGCTGAACATAATCCGCGAAGAGGGGATAGGCGCCGACGCGATGTCTCATGGCGAGATATTTGTCCTTGAGCACGCCGGATTCAGCAGCGACGAGATATTTTATATCGGGAACAACGTCTCCGCCGACGAACTGCGTTACTGCATCGACAGGGGGATACTCGTCAGCGCCGACTCGCTCTCCCAGCTGGAGAGTCTCGGACGCATCAACCGCGGCGGACGCGTCGCCCTCCGCTTCAACCCAGGGATCGGCGCCGGCCACTGTGAAAAGGTGGTGACCGCGGGGCACAAGACCAAGTTCGGCATCGATCCGCGGTTTTGCGCGCAGGCGAAGGAACTGCTCTCGAAATATGATATGAAGCTTGTCGGTATCAACCAGCATATCGGTTCTCTCTTTCTTGAACCCGCCCCCTACGTCGAAGCGGCGGAAAATTTGCTGGAAATGGTGCTAGATAATTTCCCCGGCCTTGATTTTGTCGATTTTGGCGGCGGTTTCGGCGTTCCCTACCGTCCGGACGAATCGCGGCTGGACTTCGGGAAGCTGCGTGAGATGCTCTTCCCCGTTCTTGATTCGTTTATGGAACGGTACGACAACAAGTATGTTCACTTCAAATGCGAGCCCGGACGTTATCTTGTGGCCGAGTGCGGCCTTCTTCTTGGAACGGTTCACGCCGTAAAGGAAAATTACGGAGAGGCCTACGTGGGGACTGATATCGGCTTCAACGTGCTGATGCGCCCCGTCCTCTACGATTCATACCACGAGGTCAAGCTGCTCAGAAACAGCGACGAAACGCGAAAAGGTGCGGACGATAAAGCTTCGCCGGCAACGATCGTCGGCAATATCTGTGAAAGCGGAGATATTCTGGCGGCGAAACGGCTGCTGGGGGACGCGCGTGAAAATGACATTATCGCGGTCGAGAACGCCGGCGCGTACGGTTACTCAATGGCCTCGAACTATAACTGCCGCCTGCGCCCCGCCGAGGTGCTGAAGACGGCACAGGGTGAAGTAAAGCTCATCCGCGCCGCGGATACCCTGGAAAGCCTGATCGAGAATTTTTAGGCTGAAATGGCCTTAGCGGATACCGGCCGTCGTGCGGGCGCACATCGAGGAAGCACGCAATGCCTTCATGTAATCGGCCTATAATTCTATTGGAACGGTTAAAAAATAAAAAATCCCGCGGCGTTATCATTGCCGCGGGATTTTAGGTTTTTGAATGCCGGCGTCCCGTTTACTTTATCGAGCAGACATTGCCGGCCGCCGTCGGTACGATGAGGCGTTCGCCCGTGATCGCCGGAGTGGCGATGATATCGCCCTCGAGGGTAAGCTGCCAGGCCGGGTTTCCCGTGTTTATATCAAGCGCGTAGAGTTTGTCGCTGTTTGAACCGACATAGACCCTGTCGCCAAACGCCGCCGCCGAGGAAAAGACGGAGCCGCCGGTGTTATAGCTCCATGCCTTCGAGCCGTTCTGTGCGTTGAGGGCCGTCACGTTTCCTGAGATGTCGCCGAATACCACCTTGCCGTTATGTACGAGCGGCGAGGTCTCGATCTGCGCCTTCGCGTCGTAGCGCCAGATCACAGCCTGATGTTTGATGCGCGCACAATAGATCTTTCCGTCCTGGCTTGTGAAATAGAGGAGACCGTCGGCTGCGGCGGGCCCCGCCGTTATCGGTCCGCCGACGATGGCGCGCCATTTCAGCTTTCCCGTAGAGGCGTCGATCGCGTACATCTTTCCGTTGCGGTTCCCGATATAGACCACGCCGTCAGCAACCACCGGCGAACCGGTGACGGCGGCGTCTGTTTTGTATTTCCACTTCTGCCAGCCCGTCTTGATCGAAACCGCGTAGACATTTCCGTCGTTCGAGCCGAAGTATACCGCGTCATCGGCGACGGCGGGAGAGGTCTGTATGCTGTTGGAGGTGGTGAACTTCCATATCATCTCCCCCGTATCGGCGTTAAGGCAATAGAGCCTGCTGTCAAAGCTGCCGACATAGAGCCGGCCATTGACTACGGCGGGGGAAGATGTGACCCAATTGTCGGTGGAAAACTTCCATAACTGCTCTCCGGTGTAAAGGTTGAGCGCGTAGACCACGCCGTCATTCGAACCGAAATATACTTTTTCCTTGTAGACGGCGGGCGAAGAGGCGATATTCTGCCACAGCTGCGTCGTCCACTCGCGCTGCCCCGCGAAACGTACGGACGAAGCCATCTCCGTCGACATCGTGCCGTTGCGAAGGCCGTTGTTTTTGAAGAGCGGCCAATTCTCCGCGCAGGCGGACGTCGCCGCGCAGGCTATCGCCGCTATGGCGATAATGAGTTGTATGCGTCTTTTCATAATCATGCTACCTCCATTAATCATTTATTTTGGCGTGATTATACACTTTTCCCCGGAAAATTGCCCACTGCCGCCTGCGGTTATCTTTAATGGTAACGGCAGATTTTTTTAAGGTGCGATGTGGTATAATCGCCGGCCTCAGTCTCTGTAGTCGCCGCGCTCCGTCACCACTTCGTAGCCGATGGCGCGCATCCTTCTCTCAAGCGATGCCCGCGCTTCGGCGGCCTCGTCGCCTGTGCTTATTTTATTGTCATAAAGCATGTACTTCCTGCGCACGTTGAGCGGAGACAGATTCGGCATTACGACATTGCAGCCCGCGAGCACGCCAAGTTCCCTTCCGTTGTCCTCTATCGTGCCGAGCGCCGTAGTCGCCGGCAGCAGCACCTTGGGGTTCATCAGACGGACGATGGCGAGAAGGAAGAGCGTGAGTTCGGCGGTTCCCGCGCGCTTATCGGCAAACGGAGTTT
The window above is part of the Cloacibacillus evryensis DSM 19522 genome. Proteins encoded here:
- a CDS encoding ABC transporter ATP-binding protein, with the translated sequence MAAMLEVKDIRCAYDQVPVIHGISLHVNEGEVVAILGANGAGKSTMMRTIAGLMHPTAGSISFGGSDITKMPASKSIKLGLSYVPEGRRLFSKLTVRENLELGAFSSGDKGSVKDRLEEMYELFPILKSRSNQTAETMSGGEQQMCAIARGLMSRPKLIMLDELSLGLQPSLVERVFEAVTEIRRRGVTILLVEQMVQEALEIADRGYVLQTGRVVQEGTAQELLDSDEVRKAYMGI
- a CDS encoding FmdE family protein, with protein sequence MDKESLYKKCVDFHGHSCGGLLIGFRAALCAMEQFGISEPSPDEELVCIAENDACGIDAIQALLGCTAGKGNLILRLRGKQAFTFFDRRSGKSFRIVLNEREFSSKEEKLAFMNEAPSSDIFSIGEVRCAAPREAAIYISRRCARCGERTAEPWLRVKDGKFLCLDCCEGADLRG
- the lysA gene encoding diaminopimelate decarboxylase, with protein sequence MFLKNEEAFEIVREFGSPVYVYSEDILRQRCRELIDAFDGRLSPSFSIKANSNISLLNIIREEGIGADAMSHGEIFVLEHAGFSSDEIFYIGNNVSADELRYCIDRGILVSADSLSQLESLGRINRGGRVALRFNPGIGAGHCEKVVTAGHKTKFGIDPRFCAQAKELLSKYDMKLVGINQHIGSLFLEPAPYVEAAENLLEMVLDNFPGLDFVDFGGGFGVPYRPDESRLDFGKLREMLFPVLDSFMERYDNKYVHFKCEPGRYLVAECGLLLGTVHAVKENYGEAYVGTDIGFNVLMRPVLYDSYHEVKLLRNSDETRKGADDKASPATIVGNICESGDILAAKRLLGDARENDIIAVENAGAYGYSMASNYNCRLRPAEVLKTAQGEVKLIRAADTLESLIENF
- a CDS encoding PQQ-binding-like beta-propeller repeat protein, with product MKRRIQLIIAIAAIACAATSACAENWPLFKNNGLRNGTMSTEMASSVRFAGQREWTTQLWQNIASSPAVYKEKVYFGSNDGVVYALNLYTGEQLWKFSTDNWVTSSPAVVNGRLYVGSFDSRLYCLNADTGEMIWKFTTSNSIQTSPAVADDAVYFGSNDGNVYAVSIKTGWQKWKYKTDAAVTGSPVVADGVVYIGNRNGKMYAIDASTGKLKWRAIVGGPITAGPAAADGLLYFTSQDGKIYCARIKHQAVIWRYDAKAQIETSPLVHNGKVVFGDISGNVTALNAQNGSKAWSYNTGGSVFSSAAAFGDRVYVGSNSDKLYALDINTGNPAWQLTLEGDIIATPAITGERLIVPTAAGNVCSIK